The Neobacillus sp. OS1-2 genome includes a window with the following:
- a CDS encoding energy-coupling factor transporter transmembrane protein EcfT, giving the protein MMEKMIFGRYVPADSMVHKMDPRSKLMIIFLFVCIIFLANNWITYALIGVYTFYMLGMSRIPVRFLYGGLKPVLWLVLFTFVLQLFFTKEGALLYELGPIKIYEAGLKMGIFISLRFFFLILMTSLLTLTTTPIEITDGLETLLNPLKKVRFPVHEMALMMSISLRFIPTLMQETDKIMKAQIARGVEFASGPFKERIKAVIPLLIPLFVSSFKRAEELAIAMEARGYRGGEGRTKYRQLSWRAADSVQMFVLAIITILLILLRS; this is encoded by the coding sequence ATGATGGAGAAAATGATTTTCGGTCGGTATGTTCCTGCGGATTCAATGGTCCACAAGATGGATCCTCGTTCAAAACTAATGATCATCTTTCTATTTGTTTGCATTATTTTTCTAGCTAATAATTGGATTACCTATGCACTTATTGGAGTTTATACCTTTTATATGCTTGGCATGTCCCGGATACCTGTTCGTTTCTTATATGGCGGATTAAAGCCAGTTCTATGGCTCGTTTTATTTACCTTTGTGTTGCAACTGTTTTTTACAAAAGAAGGGGCGTTACTCTACGAATTAGGACCGATAAAAATTTATGAAGCGGGCCTAAAAATGGGGATATTTATTTCCTTACGATTCTTCTTCTTGATCTTAATGACGTCTTTACTGACCTTAACTACCACTCCGATTGAGATTACAGATGGACTAGAGACGCTCTTAAATCCTTTAAAAAAGGTCCGTTTTCCCGTTCATGAAATGGCGCTGATGATGTCGATTTCGCTGCGGTTCATTCCTACCTTGATGCAGGAAACAGATAAAATTATGAAGGCGCAGATTGCCCGAGGAGTGGAGTTTGCGAGCGGTCCATTTAAGGAGCGAATAAAGGCTGTTATTCCACTCCTTATCCCCTTGTTTGTCAGTTCCTTTAAACGAGCGGAAGAACTGGCAATCGCGATGGAAGCTAGGGGCTACCGTGGTGGTGAAGGAAGGACGAAATACCGGCAATTGAGCTGGAGAGCAGCGGATTCGGTGCAGATGTTTGTTTTAGCAATTATAACGATTCTTTTAATTTTACTACGTTCATAA
- a CDS encoding energy-coupling factor ABC transporter ATP-binding protein translates to MDISLQQIEYRYQANTPFERLAIEDVSIDIPSGTYMAIIGHTGSGKSTVLQHLNALLQPTKGTVKIGAHEIKAQQKNKNLKQVRQKVGIVFQFPEHQLFEETVEKDIIFGPMNFGVSEAEAKKRARLALVQVGLAEEILEKSPFDLSGGQMRRVAIAGVLAMEPDVIVLDEPTAGLDPRGRKEIMDMFYALHKERNLSTILVTHSMEDAARYADQIVIMQQGKVVKQGTPGEIFSSPVELVQMGLDVPEVVRFQLKLEEKTGLKLDKIYLSLEELSTAVTESFSRGVRS, encoded by the coding sequence ATGGACATCTCACTTCAGCAAATAGAATACCGCTACCAAGCAAACACCCCTTTTGAACGTCTGGCCATTGAGGACGTATCGATCGATATTCCTTCTGGAACCTATATGGCGATTATTGGCCACACTGGTTCCGGTAAGTCTACGGTTTTACAGCATCTAAATGCGCTGCTGCAGCCTACAAAAGGAACTGTGAAGATTGGTGCACATGAAATTAAAGCACAGCAGAAAAATAAAAACTTAAAGCAAGTTCGGCAAAAAGTAGGAATTGTATTTCAATTTCCTGAGCATCAATTGTTTGAAGAAACAGTTGAAAAGGACATTATCTTTGGTCCGATGAATTTTGGGGTTTCGGAAGCAGAGGCAAAAAAGAGGGCACGACTTGCTTTAGTACAAGTAGGTCTAGCTGAGGAGATTTTAGAAAAATCACCGTTTGACCTGTCAGGCGGACAAATGCGTCGCGTCGCGATTGCCGGTGTGTTGGCAATGGAGCCGGATGTGATTGTCCTGGATGAGCCTACGGCTGGACTTGACCCCCGTGGCCGGAAAGAAATAATGGATATGTTTTATGCACTCCATAAGGAAAGGAACCTTTCTACCATACTTGTCACGCACAGTATGGAGGATGCCGCAAGATACGCTGATCAAATAGTGATTATGCAGCAAGGGAAGGTTGTTAAACAAGGAACACCGGGAGAAATCTTTTCATCACCAGTTGAATTGGTGCAAATGGGACTGGATGTCCCTGAGGTGGTACGATTCCAATTAAAACTTGAAGAGAAAACAGGGCTGAAGTTAGATAAAATCTACCTTTCCCTTGAAGAATTATCTACTGCTGTGACAGAATCTTTTAGCAGAGGTGTTCGCTCATGA